The Rhodohalobacter sp. SW132 genomic sequence TATTTAAATAAATGTTCAATCTATTCTTCCAAAATTTTTGAAATATAGTTTTTCCCTAGCCCGTTCCAATCAATACCCTCCAGTAAATCAAGCTCAACATCATTAAAAAGCTTTTTTGTTTCTTCCTTAGAATCAGATATCCACCCATTTAATACCGATTCTATATTTTCAAATTCTACTTCTTCGATGATGTTGCCAGTTGACTCTAACCATCCTCTGAGCTTAGTATTTAATTTATTTTTGAAAACTTCTGCTTCAGGAGATTTTTCTTTGTTTTCATCTTTATTATAAAAACTGTTTTCTCTTTGAACAATTCTCAGAATAATCTTGTGATATGCAGGCCAAGAGCGTGGATTTGTACCACTTGTAATTATAGCTGGTCTAAGTACTGTAAATATATTTATCCAACTCTCTAATGATTTACTATTTAGCCCTTCTTTAAAAGAATCAATAGATTTATTTATAATTTCTTCATTAACTTCTTCGTACTTATCGTACATATAATCAATAAAGGCCATAAAATAACCAATTTGAAATGCTTTACTCCTTACCGAAGTAAAGGCACTATTGATCCTCTTTGTTTCAACATTTTCAAAGTAGACAGATCTGGCTTCAACAAATTCGTCCTCGATTTCTTGTATAATTTTTAATTTTTCCTGAATTCTCTGAGAATCCGAAACTCTACTGCTCGGTATGTTTCTAAAAGAATAATACAACCCCTCTCCTCCACAGAATACTTTTCTCCAGATCTCTTTTTTTTCAGCTGACCAAGTTGTGTTATAAAGTCTTTCTAGATCACTACAAGCTTTGAAGTGCTTGTTTGTAAGTATAAATTGATCGAATAGTTTCTTATATATGGGGAATATCCTGTGTTTAAATTCTTCTAAATACTCATCTTCTTCCCTATTTCTTTGAAAATGTTTTTTGTAATTATTGTTATCATCTTCATATGTTTTTGTGCTAGATTTAAAAAGAGGCAAGATTTTATCACATTGACTTAAATCGGTGTATGAATTTGGCGTTTGCTTTACTTTATATCTATTCAATTGATTATTTACTCTTGTCCCAAAAAACAACCAATTGTTAATATCGTGCATTATTTGTGGTGTGGTAAGTGTAAATACGTGAGATGTCGATTTTTTTAAATCTGAATCAACATCAAAACCACTATGCAACAATGAAAATTTATTTGTCTTGAAAGATTCTTCAGTTGCTAAAAGTGTGTAATAATATTTTGTAAGCACTGATGCTGGCTCAAAATCATTCAATAAAATCTTTCTTGATTCATTGACAGGTCTTGCATTGCTGTTAACATCAACAAAAAGCTTCCTCGAGATAAGTTTCGGATCAATATCTTCGCCATTCGATTCAAACCATATCAACGTTACTGGTAAATCAGATATATAATTGTCCACAGGTTCTACCTCTTCGTAAAAAGCTTCGTAGATGGAATTTTCTCTATCCTCAAATGAATCACAAATAACTCTAAAAGCGTTAGCTCTATGTTGTCCGTCCAACACAATGATGTCTGTCTCAAAATTATCTATAAACAATTTACCCAATGAAGTAGGACTTCCATCTTTATCATTAAAAACTTCAAGTTTCCAATTATTTTCATAAAAGATAGTGCCGTCTTGCTCTCCACTAATTTTCGGGTATTTATTACTACCAACAGTCAAAAATCCTTTGGGTACTAGAGCTGCCAGAATTGCTGGAAAAAATGCAATGTTATTTCTTTTTTCCCCCATTAAATATGGTATTAACTCATTTGCGACCCTTGAATCATTTAGATCTCTTTGTAGTAATGAGTTTATATCGTCTATTTCTGATGAATTTGCCCTTTCTCTCATAGGCTTCAACTCTTTTAAAAGAATACTTGGGCCAGAATTTCTCACTTTTTTATTAGCGAACGTTGAAAAATATTTAATTTTTAGATCTTCATTTGGAATTGAAAATTCTCCAAATTGCCCGAGTAATTCGATATAAGTTTTGTCACTACTTGGAATGTCCATTTTATTTATTTCCGTCCAAATGTTGGGTTATATGTTCGATTCAAAATGTATTCAATTTTCTTGATTTCCTTGTTTTTTCCTGGTTGAATATTATAAAAAACTTTTACGTATAAATTTCGCTCAGATATTTTATCAATGTTTTTTGATATGGCATTAGCTAATCTACCAGCAAAAAAAGAAGATTCTTCATCAGTATCTATTCTGTTTTCGGAGAGAGTACCATTTTCTTTACTAAGATCTTCAGAGTTTAACTTTCTTATCAACATTTTTTTATGAGTATTCAAACGAATTCTAAGATTTGTTTTTGATATTCCTATATAGATCGGTGGACTAAAGAAAAAGGTTGCTGCTTTTATAATTGAATCGTCAACAGTGTTTGACGCAATATTCATCTTATTTTTTGAAAAAACAGAACCATCATAAAGATCATTTAACTTGCCCTCAACTTTTACGTCGTATTGTTTTTCGTTGAAAATGTCGGAATACTCACTGACTGAATTAGCATCAGTGTAGATATGCCAAGAATATATTCCAGGAGTCTGTGGGATAAGATCGAATTTATCTAGTTTATAAATATTGCATTTGTAATCCTGCAGATACTTCTGATACATAATTTATTTCTTTTTAAAAATTATTTCAGAATATTTATTAACTATCACATCATACTTATCAGAGATAAAGTATAATAGCCACCGCATCAAAGTTTGCCAACTTCTTTTATGATCAATGTCTCTTATGTTTAACTTAAATTCTCTACCTAAAAAATTCGCCATTTCACCAAAGCTTTTACTTCCTATTATGAATTCATCAATTTTTCTTATTACTGGCATTTGAACCAAATAAAAAGAAATAGACTCTTCAAATACTTCCTTATTTAATCCGCGTTTTATAGGAAAAAAAGACAAATCGATTTCAGCGTGTTTTATTTGAACATCAGTTAACAACTCATGGTATTTGGAGTAATAAACGAAAAGATTTTCAGGGTTTCTTGTTCTTGGAATCCATTGATATAAATCTAAATGGTCTGCTATTATACTATCTTCCGCATCATAGCTAATTCCTAATTCGTTTACTTCATTAGATAATTCTCTGTCTTCACTCTGCTCTACTATTCTTTTTACCTGTTTAAACAGTTCATTGTTTACTTCAACCGACTGATTTACCAGTGCCATTTCAAATGAGCGACACTCATCGTTCAACTCAGAAGTTTGAAGTAATTCAAAATTAGAAGCTGCATTAGTAATTAAAGCTTTGGCAGTAAGATTTGCTGACCCCAGAATAACTGTATTATCAAACCGGTAATACTTTGCATGTAGATTTGGGGAAAGTTTTAAAGACATATTTTGGCTATCACGAATTAGCTCCCAAATTTCAATATCGCTGACACCGGATAATATCTCATCCAACCTCCACCGAGTATAAACAGTGAGTTTCGTTTTATCTTTTAAGTGCTGCAGAAGAATTTCAATGATAGAATGCTTTATGAATGGAGCAACCAATACAACCTCGTTATCAACTCTTGTCATTGAATTTTCAAGAAGAGATAATAGATCTTTATAATGAAATGAACGAGTATTAATCATTTCGCTCTAAAAACTGTCTGGCAATTCTACCCCAATCGTGCCGAACATCTTCCGCCACCTGTTTTCGAGCACCTTCAAGTTCGTCCTCGTATCTTGCCCATGCCATAAAAAGAAGCTGTAACCCTTCTCGAGCTTTGTCTAAACGATCTTTTAACTCCTCTTCGCTGGCTTCATCAGTATTCTCATAAAGAAGCTCCATTAAATTTTTATAGGCTGGATGTTCGAAATTAAGTTTTATGATAATTGTACCACCTTTTGGCCGTAGCGTAAAAAACGCGGACCCATCCATGTTTGCTTCTACAAAGTGATATTTTAATCCATCATTGAACGTATTTGCAATAACTCCTTCAACCACATCTGAGGAGACTTCCCAATTTTGCAATTCCTGTCGAATCACCTTCTCTCTTTCTTCTTTAGGGAGGTTTTCATCATCATCACTTTCACCGTGGAATCCTACCTCTTGTCGTTCTTTGGTTAGATCTGTCGCCTTTCTTTCAGCATTGTACCGACTGCGCTTACTATCATTTGTACGCTTACCATA encodes the following:
- a CDS encoding DNA sulfur modification protein DndB gives rise to the protein MDIPSSDKTYIELLGQFGEFSIPNEDLKIKYFSTFANKKVRNSGPSILLKELKPMRERANSSEIDDINSLLQRDLNDSRVANELIPYLMGEKRNNIAFFPAILAALVPKGFLTVGSNKYPKISGEQDGTIFYENNWKLEVFNDKDGSPTSLGKLFIDNFETDIIVLDGQHRANAFRVICDSFEDRENSIYEAFYEEVEPVDNYISDLPVTLIWFESNGEDIDPKLISRKLFVDVNSNARPVNESRKILLNDFEPASVLTKYYYTLLATEESFKTNKFSLLHSGFDVDSDLKKSTSHVFTLTTPQIMHDINNWLFFGTRVNNQLNRYKVKQTPNSYTDLSQCDKILPLFKSSTKTYEDDNNNYKKHFQRNREEDEYLEEFKHRIFPIYKKLFDQFILTNKHFKACSDLERLYNTTWSAEKKEIWRKVFCGGEGLYYSFRNIPSSRVSDSQRIQEKLKIIQEIEDEFVEARSVYFENVETKRINSAFTSVRSKAFQIGYFMAFIDYMYDKYEEVNEEIINKSIDSFKEGLNSKSLESWINIFTVLRPAIITSGTNPRSWPAYHKIILRIVQRENSFYNKDENKEKSPEAEVFKNKLNTKLRGWLESTGNIIEEVEFENIESVLNGWISDSKEETKKLFNDVELDLLEGIDWNGLGKNYISKILEE
- a CDS encoding phospholipase D family protein translates to MINTRSFHYKDLLSLLENSMTRVDNEVVLVAPFIKHSIIEILLQHLKDKTKLTVYTRWRLDEILSGVSDIEIWELIRDSQNMSLKLSPNLHAKYYRFDNTVILGSANLTAKALITNAASNFELLQTSELNDECRSFEMALVNQSVEVNNELFKQVKRIVEQSEDRELSNEVNELGISYDAEDSIIADHLDLYQWIPRTRNPENLFVYYSKYHELLTDVQIKHAEIDLSFFPIKRGLNKEVFEESISFYLVQMPVIRKIDEFIIGSKSFGEMANFLGREFKLNIRDIDHKRSWQTLMRWLLYFISDKYDVIVNKYSEIIFKKK